A region of the Emys orbicularis isolate rEmyOrb1 chromosome 6, rEmyOrb1.hap1, whole genome shotgun sequence genome:
tcctctcctccaagtgcttcaaaatggattccttgaggacctgctccatgattttgccggggactgaagtgaggctgaccggtctgtagttctccggattctcctttttaaaatatgggcactatatttgcctttttccaatcgtccgtgacctcccctgatcaccacgaattttcaggataatggccaatggctctgcaatcacatcagccaactccctcagcatccttggatgcattaaatctggacccatggacttgtgcacgtccagcttttctaaatagtccttaacctgttctttcaccactgagggttactcacctcctccccagactatgctgcccagtgcagcagtctgggagctgaccttgtctgtgaagaccgaggcaaaaaaagcattgagtacttcagctttttccacatcatctgtctctATGTTGCCTCTTCcgttcagtaagggtcccacactttccctggctGCCTTGtcgctaacatacctgtagaaatccttcttgttacccttcacatcccttgctagctgcaactccaatggtgccttggccttcctgattacacccctgcatgctctagcaacatttttatactcctccctagtcatttgcCCAAATTTTCagttcttgtaagcttcctttttgagtttaagctcaccgaagatttcactgttatgCCAAGCTTGTCACCTGCCATactttgctattctttctgcacttcgggatagtttgttcctgagccctcaataaggcttctttaaaatacagccagctctcctggactccttgccccttcatattagcctcccaggggatcctgcccatcagttccctaagggagtctgtctgcttttctgaagtccagggtctgtattttgctgctactcctttcttccttttttcaggatcctgaactcaaccatctcatggtcactgctgcctaggttgccacccacttttaCTTCATctgccaattcttccctgtttgtaagcagcaggtcaagaggagcacggcccctagtcggttcctccagcacttgtaccaggaagttgtccccaacactctccaaaaacttcctggattgtctgtgcactgctgtattgctctcccagcagatgtcagggtgattgaagtcccccatgagaaccagggcctgtgatctgaaaacttcagtttgttgtccgaagaaagcctcgtctacctcatccttctgatccggtggtctatagcacatgcccaccacgacatcacccttgttgctctcgcctctaaacttaacccaaagactctcaacaggcttttctccagtttcaaactggagctctgagcaatcataccactctcttacatacaatgcaactcctccacctttcctcccgtaCCTGTCCTtcttgaacagtttatacccatccatgacagtgctccagtttTTGttgttccaatcacatcatagttccttgattgtgccaggacttccaattcttcctgcttgtttcccaggcttcttgcgttcgtgtacgtgcacctaagataactagccgattgccctactttctcagtataaATCAGGAGGCTTCCCATCTTGTACCCTCCTTCTTGTGTtgcctcccggtatcccactcccCCACTTACCTCttggcttaggtcaccatcccccggcaaacctagtttaaagccctcatcactaggttagcaagcctgcctgcgaagatgctcttccctctcttcgttaggtggatcccatctctttttctaggtttcagagtagcagccgtgttagtctgtatccgttaaaagaacaggagtatggcctgcattcctagatgtataacttcgCATTTGGCTGTAAAATGCATTTTGTCTGAATggacccagtttaccaagcaatccaaactgctctctctgactgccctgtcctcatcattgACCACTCTATTATAATTTGCAGAttctcagcagtgattttatttaTAACTTTCACGTCACTGATGAAAGCCTTGAATAGCATTGGGCCTAgcactgatccctgtgggaccccactaaaaTACCCCCATTCGATGAGGATTCCCCATTGACAGCTGCTTTTTGAGATGTGTCAGTTAGGCAGTTCTTAATCCACTTAACTTGTGCTCTATTGATATTGTAtattctccacgtgggcaccaatgatactgccaagaatgaccttgagcggatcatgGCAGACTACGTGGCTCAAGAACTGCCTAACTGACACATCTCAAAAAGCAGCTGTCAATGGGGAATCCTCATCGAATGGGGGTAttttagtggggtcccacagggatcagtgcTAGGCCCAATGCTATTCAAGGCTTTCATCAGTGACGTGAAAGttatatataaaatcactgctgagaaTCTGCAAATTATAATAGAGTGGTcaatgatgaggacagggcagtcagagagagcagtttggattgcttggtaaactgggtccATTCAGACAAAATGCATTTTACAGCCAAATGcgaagttatacatctaggaatgcaggccatacctgcagaatgggggactgtatcctggaaagccagtgactctgaaaatgagTTATTGGTCATAATAGACAAGCAATGCAACATAAGTTCCTAGTTCAATTCTGTggaaaaagggctaatgcagtcctttCATGTATAAATGGGAGTAATGAGTAGGAGTAGGGATGCAATTTATTTAAAAGCTCTGTATATGACATTGGTGAGAGCAATGCTGGAATATTGTCTAGTTCTGATACTgacactttaataaaaaaaaaaaaaagttgaagaattgcagggggtgcagaaaaaagccacaaaaaattatttgagggctggagaaaatgccttacagtgagatcTAAAGAGCTGTGTAGTTTATCTAAAAGATTAGTCTATAGGTACCTTCACAACAGGAAGAAAATACCAGGTAGTAAAGGGCCGtttaatctagcaaagaaaggtatcacaagaaccagtggctggaaactgaagccaaaTTAGAAAGAAGGCACAAattaacagtgagagtgattaaccatttgaacaaacCACCAAGGGAATTGATGAATTCCTCATTTCCtgaagtcttcagatcaagactaaACCTTTCTGGAACAGATGcattagtcaaacacaagtcatTGGGCTAAATTCATGGGTGACTGGGATAagacagaaggtcagactagatgatctaattgtGACTTTTGATATTAAACTGTGAATATTTAACTGGTTAAACCTCCTTAATTGAAATTAAAATGCTGCAGAAAATCCAGAATCCTGTGCCAGAATGTACTGCCAACTTGCTGTGGAGTACATGAAATCTTAGTTGTAAATTGCGCTATACAGCTTGTGGGAGGGCCTCTTTGCATGTATGGAATGAACTAGAAACTAGAACAAAGGCAGAAGTTCACCCAGTGGTTCTCACTGGCCTACAGTCTTCATGTGGTATGATAAAATGCAGCTCCCATCCAGAACTTGTTTGCATTTTAATGCAGCAATGGTCACCATATTAATGCATTTTAAGAAAAATTGACTTTGATCTTAACTTTCAACCACACGAACTTTTGGCAAAAAATGGCTTGTCAacccaaacaaaaacaatgaCAAATGTAATTTTGGTTCAGACTTttcaaattttcattgaaaaaataaaaagtgaaaaagaattcaattaaaaaactaCACttcttggtttggttttggttttaaaaaaattgggaactgattttttttgtaaatttcccacgaaataattggcatttttcaaccagctctaattttgcTGCTGTGAGTGTAATTGTCATTCAGCACATTTACTATGGTGTCTTTTTGTTTCAATCATAGGTAGAATTACTAAGATATTCATAACTCATCTTCATGGGGACCATTTTTTTGGTCTTCCTGGTCTCCTGTGCACAATTAGTCTTCAGAGTAGTTCTACTACAAGCAAGCAACCTGTTGATATCTATGGACCATTAGGACTACGAAACTTCATTCAGAGAACTCTGGAACTCTCCCACTCACAACTTCTCTTTCCATATGTGGTTCATGAACTGGTACCTACACCAGATCAGTGCCCTGCAGAAGAATTTAAAGAACTATCTTACGTTGACAGAGATGAAGTCTCTTCCAAAGAAGTGCAAGGGAGAACGCTTCATCTGGATCCTGTAGAAAACTCCTACACACTGGTCAACAATCAGCAATTTGTTATGAAAGCATTTCGATTATTTCACCGTATTCCTTCCTTTGGATTTTTAGTGGAGGAGAAGCAGCGGACTGGTAAACTCAATGCACAGAAGCTAAAAGACCTTGGTAACTAgcttcatttattttttccttgaaTTCTTATGACTTGTGGAtattactttatttcttaaaatctatTTGTGAATGTCCTTATGATATAATTGATGCATATTCAAGTCATAATAGAACAATACACTTAACTACATTTCTTATATGCTTACATTAACTGCCAAATGCTTTATTAGAATTTCTAAGGCACCTATTCTGATAGTGTGTAAGCAAGAGTGTTACAATGTAACTGTTGAAAATGGATCCATCAATAGGTGATGGATATTCAAGTATACACAGTGTTCAGGCTGACAGCTGATTCACATTTCCAGGAATTGTAACAAAACGATATTCTTCACTAATGGCTATAGCGTCTTCTGAAAACTCCTGCAAGGAAGCTTACTGAATCAGAACAGTGTGCATCTGTCTGTAATACAttctgaaatgggccactttaTTCTTCACAAGAAAAGGGAAGATATTCtagaatttattttttcccccctacaaaCGCATACTGGTTTGCTCATTAGAGGGGTAAAAACCAAGCTCCACTTGCTAGCACATTTATTAAGGGCTTACATGAGAAAGAGAACATAAAACTGGCCATAGAGTGTATTTGGGGGAATGTATTCGCTTCAAAATACACAACTTAAAATCTGTTGTTAGAACCTCTTACTAAACTtaaaagattttgttttcttgGAGTATGAAATAAGTGAAACATTAGTTTTTGTAAGTCATGGATCTACAGGATTGGTACTACACCACCAGCTTTTGAACAGGTCTCTTCCTTCAGCATAGGCAATTTCTCTCTCTGATTTCCTTAGTTAGTTCCCCAGTAGTGAGCTAGCTTCCTCCAAACCCAGAAGTCCACATTTTATTCCCCGATGGACACGTCTGTCCTTTTTTTCTCCAGACAGGGCCATGCTGAGTtcagagccccactgccagagcttGGGTTCCtcctcagcttccctgctgagaggaaGTGATTGTTCAATCTTTGGTACTACTTGTTgtctctctggactctctctgtTGATCTGGATCAGTTTCAACCAGTTCCTTAATGACTATTCATTCCACCCAGACAGCAAGGTGATACATGTTTGTGTCTCCTGTGTTGGTGCAAGAGCAATGTTTAACCCTTTTGCCCCCACTGGGTAGCAATGCAATGATAGAGAGAAACTGAGGCGCGCAtaggattcataaaaatattaaagaaaattcccactttgccACACCCTAGTACTTAATTTGTAAGAAACCCATGCCTTAAGAATAGGTTAAATGTAAAATTTGTCAGATACTGCATTGAAATATGAGCAGCGTTTATTTTCAAAACACTAAAACTAACCATACACTTTTGACTTAACTTTCTAGGAGTTCAGCCAGGCCCTATATATGGGAAACTGAAGAATGGTGTTACGGTTGTCTTAGAAAATGGAGTAACCATTTCTCCTTCAGATGTCTTGGAGGAGCCTATTCCTGGAAGAAAAATTTGTATTTTAGGTGACTGTTCAGGTGTGGTTGGAGATGGAGCAAAGAAACTGTGTTACGAAGCAGATCTGTTAGTTCATGAAGCCACACTGGATGATGCCCAAGTGGACAAAGCCAAAGAGCATGGTCATAGCACTCCAAAAATGGCAGCTGAGTTTGCAAAGTTGTGTAAAGTTAAGAAACTGGTTCTGACTCACTTCAGTCAAAGGTATAAACCAGCTGGTCAAATTGGAGAAGGAGATATTGATGTCACGGAACTGAAGAGACAAGCAGAATCAGCGTTAAATGGTCAAGAAGTAACTTTAGCTGAGGATTTTATGACGATAGAAATTCCAGGGAAAAAGCGGAAGTAGTATCTAGCTCTATAATACCACACAAATTAGCTTGCTGTTGAACTGTGAGTTTACAGCTAGGGCTTCAGGTATCCAAATTGGTTCCTCGGTTTCCAGATGAAGAAGTTGAATTGCTAAGGTGACATGCTCAGTTGCTAGAGAATGACTAAGTGCTGGATTTACTTGCTATAGAGTTTTAAAGCTCAACTCTGCAAAATGCTGAGTGCCTCAGCAACTTTAATGGCAGTTGAAGGTGTTCCACACCTCTGAGAAATGGGCCATTATAGAATGGTATTGCTGTTAACTTGCCCTCCTAGGAAGAAGGGAGATGGAAAAGCAGATTACTAGTCAAACTCACTGTCTTAAGTGAAATAGGTGTGCAGCTACccaaacaagggggggggggggggggggagggaaagaaactcATTCTTTGGTTTATATAAATACAACTATGGAAACATATGGagacaaagcaaaatatttattgATCATCTAAACACTTAGCTGCAAatctaaataacttttaaaataaagtatatgGAATGCCTTTAACTTATCTTTTTGGAATTAAGTGTTTAGGTGATCGATACAGGTATTTAGCCAAACAGTCTGGAAAACTTAACCATATAGGCAGAAATCTTCTGAACACTAGACACTTTTTATTAGAACTTCAGATTCTCTAGTCTTAAGTCTTAAAATAGAACTTTGCATTTTTTGCATCTTATTTACAATCCTCCGTGAATCTTAGTGGCATACCAAAGTAGATATTTTTTAACTTCTCAATCTCTCATGAGcttttgtataaaatattttcaataattatttaaatgattttatgtAAAAGGAATATTGCATAAACAAACTAATAAAGTATTGATAACTGTGCCACATGGTTTGTAAATTACTCTCATCACTAATGTACAGAAATACTACAAATTAATATGCTTTCTGTATTTCATAGAACCATAAGATTAGAagagactgcaagggtcatctggTCTAACTCCCTGAAGGATTTATTGTGTCATCTATTTGCTTGAAGAGATCACTAATGTCAATGAAAATTCACCACACAGATAAATGGTTGACTGTACTCCCTAGCTGTTAAAAGGACACTGTAGATTTAAATTTGGCTCAGAATTAAAATTACGGGTTTtgtagacaaaaaaaaaaaaatgctgcctaGGGCCAcgcaaagtgtttttttttttttttttcccccctggggtTGTTTTTTGTGTTCAGCATTTTTAAACATTCTCATGTAGTGTCTGAAACACAAGCCTGGTGAGTACACCTAACAACTCACCCTTGTGTGCATTCGACTGCCCAAATGACCATGCTGGctccacacacacagcactccTAGACTCATGCCTGCCTGGATCTCCTTGGCCCATGGGGgaaaagaggctgtgcaagctCCGCTATGCACCAGCCATAGAAACACTGACATCTATAAGCAGGTTGCATGGGGAATCCTGGCAAAGAGGcatgacagggatcagcaacaGTGCCTTGTGAAAGCGAAGGAACTATGCCAGGCATACCACAAAGTGAGGGAGGCAACAAAAAATCTGGTGCTGCCCCAACGCTTTTCCAATGAACAGCATGTCTTTGCTGGGCAGtgaccccaccagcaccccacaGCTGACTATGGATACCCTTGGAGGATCCTGAGATGGAGGCACTTTCTATGAACAGCGAGGGGAGTAGGggacacattgggggggggggagggagggttcaaACCATGTTGCCAGGAACTATGTGAAACTCTGCATGAGTCTAGCCAGTCCCACCAGGCGAGCACAGATGAGCCTGCTGATGAAAGGGAAGGGCATTCAGACAAGTGTGTACATGCATTATTCCTTGCaatgtttttttttgcctttcctttccctcaaacctcatctccctccctgcctgccttagTATCCCATATAAAAATGGTGCCTTGCCCAGCTACAAGCTAAGACAAAGGTGGTCATTGCTTTACTGGTATAATGTTAGAAAATAAAAGGTTAGGGAATAAATTCTAACAAGGATTGTATGACAGTCTGGTTACATAATCCACATCAGATCAGTGTCCTGTGCTCACGTAGAGGTAGACCAAACAAAGGTAGAGTCAGCATCTGCAAAATGCTTTTCATTCCTTTGGCTTGTTGGGCTAGATGTGGGAGCCATGCAGAGTACTCGGTTTATCGGAATAAAGATGACTTCTTTATCTTCTTGAGAGTTCTCAATTAAACTTACctggagatactctgcaatccactcctgaaggtttctagggatgacAGCCTTTTTTTTCGACCGCAACAGGACACTGTCTCATATCACGCTGCAGTGAGTTTGGCTGGccccattgcagtaaacaggatATAAACATACAGATCACAGCTTAGGTCTCTGTGTTTTTATCACCCTCAGGAGTGAGGTATCAGCCAAAATCAACACTGCCTGTGAAAATAGTGCTAATATAGTCACTGCCAATTCCCTGTACCCACGCCCAGGGAGGGAGGTCTAACATTTTCATAGATTACAAGGtgagaaggggccattatgattatctagtccaggggtcggcaacctttcacaagtggtgtgccgaatcttcatttattcactctaatttaaggttttgcatgccagtaatatattttaatgtttttagaagatctctttctataagtctataatatataactaaactattgtatgtaaagtaaataaggtttttaaaatgtttaagaaacttcatttaaaattaaattaaaatgcagagccccccggaccagtggccaggacccgggcagtgtgagtgccactgaaaattagctcgcgtgccgcctttggcacgcgtgccataggttgcctacccctgatctagtcagacctcctgaataacacaagccatagatcTTCACCAAAATAATTgctagagcaaatcttttagaaaaaacatccagttttgatttaaaaattgtcagtgatggagaatcaaccaAAACCCttcgtaaattgttccagtggttaattactctcactgttaaaaatgtatgtcttacTTCTGatctgcatttgtctagcttcaacttccagctattggatcatggtatacctttctctgctagagtgaagagccaattattaaatagttgttccccatgcaggtacttacagactgtaatcaagtcaccccttaagcttctctttgttaagctaaatagatggagctccttgagtctgtcactataaggcaagttttctaatccttaatcattcttgtggctcttctctgaaccctctccgatttatcaacatccttcttgacttgtgaacaccaaaactggacacagtattctagcagcatcttcatcagtgccaaataaaaggtaaaataacctctctattcctagtCGAGATTcccccgtttatgcatccaaggattgcattaggcCTTTTGGTCACAGGGTCAGCCTaggagctcaggttcagctgattatctgccatgaaccccaaatccttttcagaatcaTTGCTTCTAAGAATAGAGTCCCCCCTCATGTACGTATGGCCTACATTCTGTGTTCTTAGatttatacatttacatttaaccatattaaaatgcatatttgcttgcacccagtttgccaagcaatccagatcattctgtatcagtgaccttttttcattatttaccactcccccaacctttgtgtcatctgcaaactttatcaatgatgattttatgttttcttctaggtcattaataaaaatgttaaatagggcagggtcaagaaccaatccctgcaggaccccactcgaacCATACTCATTCAGTGATGGTTCTCCATTTACATTTTGAGAAAAGTTAgccattttttaatccatttaatgtgtgtcatgttgATTTTATATTGTTCCAATTTTTAACCAAAATGTTATGCGGTAGCAAGTtgaatgccttacagaagtctaagtacattACATCAATTCTGTTACCTTTAGCAACCAAACCAAAcctatcaagttagtttgataggGTCTATTTTTTGTAAACCCATGTTGCTTGGCATTAACTATATTACCttgctttaattctttattaattgagtccagtatcagctgctccattattctgccagggatcaatgtcagactgacaggcctataattacggGTTTAAATTCTCATAAAGTATTTCCTGGactgcctccctccctgtgctATTCGGGGCTCCAGGCTTCAGTTGTCAGGTGGGGGGACTCGGGGCTTTAGCGCTGCGGGAcaagccagggctcagggcttctgccatgTGGATTTCAAAATATTTACCGGAGCTTCGCTGtggacagctccagctgaatttaagccctgattacctgtttatctttttaaaaaatattggcacaacattagctttcttccagtcttcggGAACTTCCCTACTGCTCCAAtatttactgaaaatcaacattaatggtccagcaagtgCATCAGCcagctcttggatgcaagttacctgCTGCTTTACTAGCTACTGTTTTACATCCTCCTGAGGTACTAAAGGAGTAGAAAGCATGCTATCATATCATACcaaaccttgggtttagcaggccaatgctcaaaccactgagctatccctcccccccaatcataTAGTCATCATCTAGTCATCATCTAGATctagatcatctagtgtgacctcctgtatatcacaggccaccaacttCTGCAAATTAAACTCACTGACTTGTAACAAGACAGTATTGCAAGTTTCCAGAACGTGATCGCCACTCGTTTCTTCACTGTCAGTgtggctctcattttggtgtccctgctccagagggctggggtgagctcggCACACAGAGCCAGGGCTGTGGCCTATTGCATTCGaaagttctgaagccactgcccatcatcccaaacctgcattatgatgcaatcccaccaattagtgcttgtttctcaggctcaGAAACAGCACCACCAGATGTAGAGCTGCTctgtgaatagggtgaccagatgtcccgattttatagggacagtcccgattttggggtctttttctcatataggctcctattaccccctaccccctgtcccgatttttcacatttgctgtctggtcaccctatctgtgaaTGCCAACACCAAcatggctttcccccccccactacaTCCATCAGGATCCAGTTATGGTACTCAAATATCTCATCACAGTTCCACTTGTAGCAATACTCCCTCAAGCTCTGTGAATTGTATGTCCTGTATCAGCAACACACATGAGCATCGTGCTGAACTTTGCAGggtccatgcttctgtcagagagatGGCAGAGACCGAAAAGGGCCCTgtgggagttttaaaaaaaagtgtaaaaattATGGGATGTGGAAAGTATTATGGGCTGGATAAAGTGCCATGGTGGTAACTTGACCCCTAATGCCCAGAAATCCCTGGACAAATCACTACTATCCcactgtagtgaggcagagtggcctcccgccaagcctgagggggaggggctgctctcTGCACCTGGGTGGGTGCAGCCAGGCCGAGCCCAGCCCTCACGTTGGAAGTTAAGAGGTGGGACAGGAAATATAAGAGGTGGGGCCTCCAGCTCAGTTGGagaggagccagggaaggagacagATGCCTCTTGCTTGCTGCAGACCTCTGGCTGAACCGGGCAGTGACCTGCCCCCAGAGGAGATTGAGCCTGGAGAGGAGCATCTGGGATAGCTGAACAGCCTGAGGAGACGGAGGACCCATGGATGCTGACTGGATtgtggtaggaagcagcccagggaaaccagacttTAGTCTGGTTTTGCTGTCATTGCTTGAGTTGGCATGTTTCActgggatccctgctgacccattGGTGAAGCCctctgccactgtcagggccctgggctgggacccggtggagtagggtgggcctgggttcaccTGCACCCTGCTGCCAATCCCACCCCTGGGCTGGCAGCCTCCCCATCTTAGGCTGAAGGGtctgtttgtggctctgccctgcctgagggccagaGCCCCCCAAAACTGCTTGCAGCTCTGCCCTGCTTGAGGGCTTGGGCCCCATACATTGTAGCCCTTGATTTGCTAATTCTCCCCGCAACTGGGCTGACCTCCCAGTGAGGCAGAGTGACCTCCCTCCGAGCCAAAGGGGGCGGGAGGACCGCTAACCCACTACACCCAAGCACTGTGAAATGTCCCAAAAGGCACTGTGCTGGAGGATGGCAAGGAGCAGACTGATACCTACCTACCTATGGCGCATCACACTGTATATTGACGCAAGCACTCCTAGTGAGTATGGGCAGTGCCAATGCAAGCAGCCAAGTGTGCGTGCACCCAAGTAATATTAAAAACTTTGGTGGTTGTACACCAACATAACTTGTGTCAACCCAACTTTATAGTGTGGATATGTCTCAAGTGTTGCAGGATCAAGCACTCAGAAAGTGAGAATGTCTTTATTAAAAGACATAAAAGCTTCTAGTTTAAGAAGctttgtgtgggag
Encoded here:
- the ELAC1 gene encoding zinc phosphodiesterase ELAC protein 1, with translation MSMDITFLGTGSAYPSPTRGASALVIRSEGECWLFDCGEGTQTQFMKSHLKAGRITKIFITHLHGDHFFGLPGLLCTISLQSSSTTSKQPVDIYGPLGLRNFIQRTLELSHSQLLFPYVVHELVPTPDQCPAEEFKELSYVDRDEVSSKEVQGRTLHLDPVENSYTLVNNQQFVMKAFRLFHRIPSFGFLVEEKQRTGKLNAQKLKDLGVQPGPIYGKLKNGVTVVLENGVTISPSDVLEEPIPGRKICILGDCSGVVGDGAKKLCYEADLLVHEATLDDAQVDKAKEHGHSTPKMAAEFAKLCKVKKLVLTHFSQRYKPAGQIGEGDIDVTELKRQAESALNGQEVTLAEDFMTIEIPGKKRK